Part of the Triticum urartu cultivar G1812 chromosome 2, Tu2.1, whole genome shotgun sequence genome, AGGGTGGTGGAGTATATTCGCCAAGGTGaagtttgttagagttgtgtcgaatataatgtacaaggtaggttacagttggacatTCAAAGCAACCGAACCATAGATCCAGCTTTGCAGGACAAGCATAACGAAAGTAAGCATTTGGCCAGACATTCAAATAAACCCTATATCTAGAAATCCATCATCCCTGTCTGAACGGTCTAAGCATCATATCTTTTTCTTTTCACTTCCGCTGCATCGTCCGGACATCAGAAATAGCTGCATTAGCAGCATCTCGCTACAACTCCCTTGGCAACCCTAGCACCAACAGGAACAACTCAGTTCAAGCTAGCAATAACTAACAATTTCTACTTCCTCGAACAAGAGCTTGCTTTTAGTTCACGTTAGCTACATTCGTTTTAATAGAAAGATGGGAAAGGCTAGGTTAGCAGAAGACTATGCTTGTGCCACAAACTTATTGCTTCGGAGAAGCATTTCTTCAATGAATCTTACTCAGTACAGTATTCATAAGGGACCTGTATCTAAATATTCTGTTCTAACATTCCTATTTTGGTTGGAAGTTTCTCAAATGAAAGAGCACAACCCTTTCCATCACTTCTCTACATACTGGCATTCGGAGCTAGGAGCAGAGAAGAGAAGTCAATCGGAAGAATCGTAAAAGCCTGGAGCTCAAACATTGCGTTCTACACTTTACTTTTGTTTTGTATCTCTGAAACAGGAGTGAAAAGAAATCAGCTCATCCACCGCTAACTAAACAGGGCGAAACTAGCTCTTCTTTGGTTTCCCTGGGTCCAAGTTGGGGCAAAACCTGCTCTTTTCCCGCAAAAAGTCTATCGTACTAGGTGGCGCGACAcgcgacataggtagtaaagtaGTGATTTTGGGCCCAATTCATACTTCTTTTTTGATTGGAATTCTTATCCTAGCTCGGCCTACTCGCGAGATGTTAGCCTTCAGCCTGATTACATAAAGCATAGCACTTCTGATCGATTTGAATATTCCATTCCCTATTTCCTTGAGCGCTTTCACCATTAACCCATGGGTGCCAAGACCATCCCCCCGGCTCTTTCTTCTTCTACTTCATATAATAGAACACAAGGATCGAACATACTTTGCTTTAAGTCTGTTTACTTTTTAACGCCGTCTACGGAGAGACAAGATGAGAGAGGAGAGAGGAAGCTGAACGACAAGAGCCGACGAAGTCCAATCAAGCTGAGGCCTGGAAAGAGTTAAGAAAAAACACCTTCTACCTGCATTCATGGGTGCTCAACGATAGATTCCACATCAAGATAGGCAAAGCGGGATATAGCTCGTTTATTACCTCAAAGAAAACAAGAAACATGTCTTTTCTAATCACGGAACACGAGAATAGCATGCACGGGAGAAGGATTTAGGGAAAGGTACACGCTGCTTTTTCGGAGTCTATAGGGGAAAGGTACACGATGATTTTTCGGAGTCTATAGGGGAAGATTCCACCAGCCCCAATTGCTTTGGGTGAGAGATCGAACCTCCACTCGTTTCTGGTTTCTGCTTTCTCCCTAGGGAAAGAAGATATGATACTTTTCGAAGAATGCAATCCCCGCATTCCGGCCCTGCTCTGCAAATCAACATCTGAAGATCTACGGGTCACCATAGTCTTTTGATCCACTAATAAGATTCCGCGCTCGAGATGATGTGATCTGAACGAAAAGATAGATACATCCGAGCTGCCCAAGGATATGGTCTGGGTACCGATCTGCTAGGATAAGGGGGAGATCCTAGTACTCAAAAGGCTGGGTAAATTTCGAAATTAAGCGGAGGAAATCCACCAATAAGAGAGTAATAGAAAATACTGTTATCATGAAGAAATTCTTTCAATCCATTAAGAAGATACTTAATTCGTTATACAATAGAGACGGGGAAAAAGATGATGATAAAAAACTCCACAATAATAAGAAATCCAAGAAAAAAGATATAACGGATGAGGAAGGAGCTAAAGAACCTATCAACAATGATGCATCTAGTGGCAGTAATGATGCATCTACTTCTACTTCCCCTAACCCTAATGATGGTTCTAGTTCCACTAATGATGGAACAAATCCAAATGTGAAAACTAGTGCACCTAAGCACGACGATCATGGTATAATCCACCATTTTATATGGGGTGGTGGTAGTTCAAACGGTGGAGATAGTTCCAACAGTGGTTGGACTTCCTACTTGAATTCACCTATTGATAGATTTGTGAAAAATCGAAAAACATTTACCAATTTAGATCAAAGAGGTCTAAATGGTTTTATTGCCAAAATAATAGGGTTTATAGGTCCAACAACAATTGTGCTTCCATTCTTTTATAACAGTTGGATGCCGAGGATAGGTTTGTTTTCCATGTTTGTTAGAGAGCCACACGACTTTCAAATAGGAGTTAGCGTACGACCATATACCACGTTTCACAATTATGGAACTCTAGTTATGGAATATGTATATATAAAATATTTGTTCCACGCTCAGGTAGGCTGGCGACAATATAAATGTATATATTTGATAAGTTTAAAGAAATAAATGATTCGCTAGGTTTGTTTTTTATCGATAATATTTACTTAAGGGATACTTTTGACGTTATTCAGCGATTCTCACATAGCGGTCTTGGTTTGAAATCCCTTTTGAAACGTGAAATCATAAACAAGTTGGTTGAAGTAGTAATACCATTTTATGATGAGAATTCCTAAGTCGTATGTGTACGGTTATTTTGCTTTTCTAGTATACGCAGGGTTATTTTGTACTGTTTGGTATAAGTATATACCTTGGGATCCATATATAAAACCTGCTGATTTAGCTCCACCATCACTGGATGTATTTAACACCTATCATGCCGATGTCGTGGGTTATAAGAAGGTCACATACCTGATTACTAAGGACATTATCCAAACAAACTATGGTAGACACGTTTAAACAACCATCATTTAACGAAGTAGTAAATTCGAATGACTACAACCTTGATCAATCTGATCACAAAGTGCGTTTTTCATGCTTATGCACTGGTATCATGGTTTCTATGTTGTTAGTAACAAAAACACTTCTTCCACATTAAACAGTACTACATAGATACAAGTTTAGCACAATGAATTTCTGAGTTATTTCACACAAGGAATTTACAAGCTAATGAAAATCAATAGATTTATAGGATATCTATCTAAATACGGCTCCTATTGTTTAAGGTTAGTAAATACATACTAGGAAATGCTCTTCAGGGATACCAGAACTGGAAGATCCTGTCAAGGGGAAACAGGACCTTAATAAGCGCCATCCCGAGACTTGGACTCGAGGGATGGTAAGATCAATAGGAGAAGGAGATATGATACAATTACTATGATCAGGATACCTTATATGAGCCATACTTATCTAGGGAATCAATCGCGTGAGGGTGTTGTTGATAGAGGGAGCTCTGGCCAGGAGAGGCTAGAGCGAGTGATAGCAACGGAAAGGTAAGATCAAGAAGGAAACAAGGCTTAAGAGGACCCTAATGCACCAATACTTTAGGCATTCCAACTTCCAATACATACTTATCATGGAATGAAATCCAAGAGGAGCAAGCATATCACTGAGAATAGCTAGCTGAAATCAAGGATGCTATCACAATATTCAATGGAATCGTTACATCGGAATAAGATAGACCCGCTTCGATGCTGTATGTCAGCTAGGAGCCAGAACTCACTATGCCATAGTCATACAATCAACCTGTGTATTAACAGCAATATCTAGACAGGCATGATGGATTAATTATATTGATGGCCAAGATAAGGTGCTCAAAGGGGAAGCACTCTTCATCAAGTAATGACCCCTGGGGGCGGGTACTGCGAAAAGAAAGCAACGCATAttaggatatggagtcgtgtcctaataggacacttgtattctaggcctctcatatatagtgggggtagacacacgatgtaatctatgccaacataatagcacagacGTGTAAGGGGGAGCCGACagcgtgtgccggcgcccggatggccggtgtgcggtattgtgacggtgtcatgagaaggagcgcccatagtcaggccctgggaatgtagccatatcggtgaacctcgttaacaaatcttgATGTTGTGCTCGTGTAATTGCTTGGTCCTCAGATGATCAATGGTATGTCTCAAATTTAATTCTAACACTAATTGTGTGAATATATGCAGTTTCCTGTACTGCGAAGCAAAGCCGTGGAGGTAGATTCGCCGATCTTTACCTTTGTGCAAATACGGAAAGACGTGACCAGCGTTCCATGTGAGCGAAAAAGAGAAGTTCGTGTACCATGCACCTTTCACTTGATTTTCCGCGCATTTGACCGCTAATTAGACGATTGTTGCATCTTTCTCCTCGGCAAAGCGAGGATCTACCTCTTGACATGTACACCAAGAAATTATGATGCTTTTTTAAAGGCAGACACAAAAAACATCTGACTTTAAATTCATAAGCCTTAGTAAAGAGTCGAATAAAATTGGTTGCGTGCATTGCAATGATGCTGAGGCCGGAGGGGTATCCTTTATTTCACAATGCAGACGATAAAGACACAAATACCCTCTATGTGATGTGACGGGTCGGGCTGTGCACCCTTGCAACATGTCTAGAATGTGATCAACAAAGTAAGGATCCTAATTAAACCCCAAACCTTTTAGTTCCGTACATATTGAAAATGTTTTAGATAGATTTTTCCAAATCAACAACTTCAATCGCATTTACATAAATGTTTCAGTTGCTTTGtaaaactattccacagtttcaAACACACTACACATTCATTTCAGATTGTAATGAACATGCTTGAATTCAAAGGCAAGTGTTAACCAGAAATGTCATGCATTCCATATTCATTGGAAAAGATTTTATCAGGAAGAAAACATAAAAGCACAAGGGAAACTAAAAGTGAACCCCCTATCCTAAACATCCTAGCGAGCACCTAAACATTTCAACCATGAAGCCCATGGACACTCACAGGAAGAAAATGTGCATACACCAATGACCAGATCGAGAAAATGTGGCCACGACCCACGAGTTGAATATGCACAGCACACGTGCAAATCATCTCGACATCACAAAATCGGGGAGGACAACAAAGGGCGTGACGTGTGTGATGTCGGATCCATGTCTGGGCCGCTGCCTCTCTGTGTTGGCGCTGATCATGCCACCTTCTTGTGACGCACCAACGTTAGGCCCGCCTACATCCTCATCTTCAAGTGCACCGCACCGCCATCTTCGTGCGCGACCAAGTCAGCCCTGCCAAAATTTCGTATTGGGTGGCTGAGAGGTGGGGTCCATGGTGTTGTGTATTTCATTTCCTCCAAGTGCTATTTGTCAATATCTAAGCAGGACACGTCTAGACGAGGCGAGTAACGGTGGATGTTTTACCGGCAGGTAATGTAGACAAACTTTACTGATGGAGGACAAGTGAATCAAGTCTAGGCTTTGCTAACATGCAATATCGGTGTAATGAACGCAGAGACTTGATTTGGCTACACATGGGCAACTGGAGCCCTTTCATTTCTAGGCGATGTAATTAAGCTGCGGCACATGCATGAGCCAAGCAGCAAACCAGACAGGGACTCTGCTGGACTCTGGAGCATACATTCCCATCCCACTGACGACTGGCAAGTGGCGACATACACGAGGCATTTAATTTGCAGCAACATGACGAGCTAAACCTAATAAACACATAGCGTGTACAGTACTACCGAGTAACAACACGTGCACTGACTCATGAGCAAACACCCACCCAACAATGACTCTGCGTTAAACCTAACTAGACAGATTAAAACTCTAACAGAGCGGCCTTCTTCTTCTTGATGTTGTTCAGTGCATCCTGCGGCCTCAGTTGAAGGTGACAAGAAATCTGATCAAGGTGTCCGCCATGTTCCCCAGGTTCGCCACGGCCACGAGTAGCAGGGTTACCCAGAGCGGCATGCGGTAGTCCAACCAGCCCAGACCAGCGTCACCAGCCACCTCGTCGCCCCCATCCAGCAGCCGTCGCACATGGCTCGGCACCAGCACGGCGTCGACGACGTACACGGCAAGTGGGGGCTCCTCGGACGCCGTCTTGGTCACCCTGGCAGCGCCCTCCCATGACGGCGGCGACGGCCACATCTCCACCGTGTCCCCGTCATCGCGGAGGGTGATGGCGATGCCCTTGTTGGTGGCCGCGTCAACGGCCAGCGTGCTCACCGCCACCCAGTCGAACGCCTGGAAATGCTTCCTGCCGTAGCATGCCGCCGTGGCGTGGTACAGCAGCACGGCGAGCCGGTCGTCGGCGCCGAGGCTTCGGAACGTCGGCTCGAACTCAGCGAGGG contains:
- the LOC125541229 gene encoding fasciclin-like arabinogalactan protein 2, whose translation is MGPQLLLLLLLVVSGGIAAAGADDAGLPRLEFRGVVYSGLGNASVAPEELAFMDVISADGACGRFARLVAETGNAGAVFRERVTDGGGLTVFCPEDKALAEFEPTFRSLGADDRLAVLLYHATAACYGRKHFQAFDWVAVSTLAVDAATNKGIAITLRDDGDTVEMWPSPPSWEGAARVTKTASEEPPLAVYVVDAVLVPSHVRRLLDGGDEVAGDAGLGWLDYRMPLWVTLLLVAVANLGNMADTLIRFLVTFN